From a region of the Apibacter sp. B3706 genome:
- a CDS encoding IPExxxVDY family protein, with protein sequence MSILKTYSLDWEVNDPIFDFNLLGFKTCINKDYDFVFYLNKNCNLNFKRVNDQQIIEDGITYIFSIYRFFHEKTKQKLELISNFSFPQTIHENESFFDQIEKVKILIPEYKYYNYFLKSDVILDEEFYINLGNLKNIYKFSEINIDKIKIKNLENLILPT encoded by the coding sequence ATGAGTATACTAAAAACATATTCTTTAGATTGGGAAGTAAATGATCCAATATTTGATTTTAATTTATTAGGATTTAAAACCTGTATTAATAAAGATTATGATTTTGTATTCTATTTAAATAAGAATTGTAACCTTAATTTTAAGCGAGTCAATGACCAGCAAATAATAGAAGATGGGATTACTTATATTTTCTCAATTTATAGGTTTTTCCACGAAAAGACTAAACAAAAATTAGAATTAATAAGTAACTTCTCCTTTCCTCAAACCATACATGAAAACGAAAGTTTTTTTGACCAGATCGAAAAAGTTAAAATTTTAATCCCTGAATATAAATATTACAATTATTTCTTAAAATCAGATGTCATATTAGATGAAGAATTCTATATAAATTTGGGAAATCTTAAAAATATTTATAAATTTAGTGAAATAAATATAGATAAAATTAAAATAAAAAATTTAGAAAATTTGATATTACCTACATAA
- a CDS encoding acyl carrier protein, whose translation MSDITSRVKAIIVDKLGVDESEVTPEASFTNDLGADSLDTVELIMEFEKEFDIQIPDDQAEKISTVGQAISYIEEVNKQ comes from the coding sequence ATGTCTGACATTACATCAAGAGTAAAAGCTATCATCGTAGATAAACTAGGAGTAGATGAAAGCGAAGTTACACCAGAAGCAAGTTTTACAAATGACTTGGGGGCAGATTCATTAGACACAGTAGAATTAATCATGGAGTTTGAAAAGGAATTTGATATTCAAATACCTGATGATCAAGCAGAAAAGATTTCAACAGTTGGTCAAGCCATTTCTTATATTGAAGAAGTAAACAAACAATAA
- a CDS encoding HAD-IIB family hydrolase, with the protein MKNIFVTDIDGTLTAPCKPSLDAYGIKALQKALKLGEVILASGRPFQGIISMYSPEDLIIDYIIALNGAHILYKNKTFKTYPISLDIIKYFLQVKQKYLNLWFYTEEAWYASSLETEVYCKEVKGVNHQALPLKDYNFQEVLKILIVEEKNLKEVTEDLKNNLKGVHITTSSNSYIEIFSSNINKYLAVEEVVKNMESRIFSFGDSYNDLEMITNSFFGCAVNNAVKSLQEKAHYISSYKYGKGVYDSLNYIERKFFK; encoded by the coding sequence ATGAAAAATATATTTGTTACAGATATTGACGGAACATTAACTGCCCCATGCAAACCTAGCTTAGATGCTTATGGAATTAAAGCTTTACAAAAAGCTTTAAAATTAGGTGAAGTTATATTAGCATCCGGCCGCCCTTTTCAAGGAATTATAAGCATGTATTCACCGGAAGACCTTATCATTGATTATATAATTGCATTAAACGGAGCACATATTTTATATAAAAACAAGACATTTAAAACCTATCCCATATCTCTTGATATCATAAAATATTTTTTGCAAGTCAAGCAGAAATATTTAAACTTATGGTTTTACACAGAAGAAGCTTGGTATGCATCATCTTTAGAAACAGAAGTTTACTGCAAAGAAGTAAAAGGAGTTAATCATCAGGCATTGCCTTTAAAAGATTATAATTTTCAAGAGGTATTAAAAATATTAATTGTTGAAGAAAAAAATTTAAAAGAAGTAACCGAAGATTTAAAAAACAATCTTAAAGGGGTTCACATAACTACTTCATCAAATTCTTACATAGAAATATTTTCTTCAAATATAAATAAATATTTAGCAGTAGAAGAGGTAGTAAAAAATATGGAAAGTAGAATTTTTTCATTTGGCGATTCTTATAATGATTTGGAAATGATTACAAATTCTTTTTTTGGATGTGCAGTAAACAATGCGGTAAAATCTTTACAAGAAAAAGCACATTATATTTCTTCATATAAGTATGGAAAAGGAGTTTATGATTCGCTAAATTACATTGAAAGAAAATTTTTTAAATGA
- a CDS encoding LTA synthase family protein, which produces MFLFKTVFDDYGSAVPKIIKTFVLIKASSYIILLLIPKIRQTWRYCIYFFIFFLYIFLINFNVISEFLFWNEFGVRYNFIAVDYLIYTNEVIGNILESYPIIPMFSALIVISVLITIFYLKKSKNYFEDLPNFKTKLINSIVYIILFVGAIFLLKVNEKYENSDNAFVNELQANGLVRFCNAYSDSSLNYDKFYAKLPLQKAFSLINKIYDNEWSANNNTKIIKDTLPELHKNVILVTIESMSAGFLKEFGNTQHLTPNLDKLAKEGLFFTDMYATGNRTVRGLESVTLCIPPSPGESLIKRNNNDHMFSTGYLFKRRGYTVQYFYGGYGYFDNMNTFFEGNGYNVIDRSSFKKDEITFANIWGVCDEDMFMKAIHVFDENSKHKSPFFGHIMTVSNHRPFTYPSGKIDISNTSKSREGGVKYTDYAIGRFIEEAKKRPWFPNTVFVFVADHCASSAGKEDIPLDKYKIPAIIYSPGFIKPEKFSKLVSQIDLMPTLFGKLHFSYSSRFYGQDVFDSTYQPRALIATYQKLGYLKDNKLIVLSPNQKIEQYNVIEGTQMKKSKSIDTSVADEAIANYQTCFYFLENNKLRVENK; this is translated from the coding sequence TTGTTTCTTTTTAAAACGGTTTTTGATGATTATGGAAGTGCTGTTCCTAAAATAATAAAAACATTTGTGTTAATAAAAGCCTCATCATATATAATATTACTATTGATCCCTAAAATAAGGCAAACATGGCGTTATTGCATATACTTTTTTATTTTCTTTTTATACATTTTTTTAATTAATTTCAATGTAATCAGTGAATTTTTATTTTGGAATGAATTCGGGGTAAGATATAATTTTATAGCTGTTGACTATTTAATATATACCAATGAGGTAATCGGGAATATTTTAGAATCCTATCCCATTATTCCCATGTTTTCTGCATTAATAGTAATCTCAGTATTGATTACTATATTTTATCTCAAAAAATCCAAAAATTATTTTGAAGATTTACCTAATTTTAAAACAAAATTAATAAACAGTATAGTTTATATAATACTATTTGTAGGTGCAATTTTTCTTTTAAAAGTAAATGAAAAGTATGAAAATTCAGATAATGCCTTTGTAAATGAATTACAAGCAAACGGATTAGTTCGATTTTGTAATGCATATAGCGACAGTTCCTTAAACTATGATAAATTTTATGCAAAATTGCCCTTACAAAAAGCATTTTCACTAATCAATAAAATTTATGATAATGAATGGTCTGCAAATAATAATACCAAAATTATAAAGGATACTCTCCCGGAACTTCATAAAAACGTTATTCTTGTAACCATAGAAAGTATGAGTGCCGGTTTTCTAAAGGAATTTGGAAATACTCAACATTTGACACCAAACTTAGATAAATTGGCAAAAGAAGGACTTTTTTTTACTGATATGTATGCTACCGGAAATAGAACCGTTAGAGGTTTAGAATCTGTTACCCTATGTATCCCGCCATCACCCGGTGAAAGTTTAATAAAAAGAAATAACAATGATCATATGTTTTCTACGGGGTATTTATTCAAACGCAGAGGATATACGGTTCAATATTTTTATGGTGGATATGGATATTTTGATAATATGAATACTTTTTTTGAAGGAAATGGATATAATGTTATAGATAGAAGTTCTTTTAAAAAAGATGAGATAACTTTTGCTAATATATGGGGAGTATGTGACGAAGATATGTTTATGAAAGCAATCCATGTATTTGATGAAAATAGTAAACATAAGTCTCCCTTTTTCGGACACATTATGACAGTAAGTAATCACAGGCCATTTACCTATCCCTCAGGGAAAATAGATATATCTAATACCAGTAAATCCAGAGAAGGAGGAGTAAAATATACGGATTATGCTATTGGTAGATTTATCGAAGAAGCAAAAAAACGTCCTTGGTTTCCCAATACAGTATTCGTGTTTGTAGCAGATCACTGTGCCTCAAGTGCCGGTAAAGAAGATATACCTTTGGATAAATACAAAATACCTGCAATTATATATTCTCCTGGATTTATTAAACCGGAAAAGTTTTCTAAGCTGGTTTCCCAAATTGATCTTATGCCTACACTTTTTGGAAAATTACATTTTTCCTATTCATCACGTTTTTATGGGCAAGATGTATTTGACTCTACTTATCAACCACGAGCATTAATCGCAACCTATCAGAAATTAGGATATTTAAAAGATAATAAATTAATTGTTTTATCACCTAACCAAAAAATTGAACAATATAATGTGATAGAAGGAACTCAAATGAAAAAATCAAAATCCATTGATACTTCTGTAGCTGATGAAGCAATAGCTAATTATCAGACATGTTTCTATTTTTTGGAAAACAATAAATTGCGGGTTGAAAATAAATAA
- the rnc gene encoding ribonuclease III: MSIWKKILLCSYLFKQNSKKKEEITFNKKIENLIGYKPSNLSIFYECFTHSSINTNDNKNFERLEFLGDSILSSIVSDYLYHQAPDKKEGYLTQMRSKLVSRKSLNVLGADLKLTSFLQKRQNTSLGENINGNLYEALVGAIYIDSGFEFCRNFIKETLIKQENFEQLEKRIASYKSLIIEWAQKNKLEIIFNTFQEENAEESLIFNSIIQLDNKIIAKGRATSKKKAEESASRRAYHSLSKYYNSLQNK, from the coding sequence ATGAGTATTTGGAAAAAAATACTTTTATGTTCATATTTATTTAAACAAAATTCTAAAAAAAAAGAGGAAATAACTTTTAATAAGAAAATTGAAAATCTTATTGGATATAAACCATCCAACCTGTCGATTTTCTATGAGTGCTTTACTCATTCCTCAATTAATACAAATGATAATAAGAATTTCGAAAGATTAGAATTTCTAGGAGATTCCATATTATCAAGTATAGTATCTGACTATTTATACCATCAAGCACCTGATAAAAAAGAAGGTTATCTTACTCAGATGCGATCCAAACTGGTAAGTCGAAAATCCTTAAATGTTTTAGGAGCAGATTTAAAATTAACCTCTTTTCTTCAAAAGAGGCAAAATACAAGTTTGGGCGAAAATATAAATGGAAATTTATATGAAGCGTTAGTTGGTGCAATTTATATAGATAGTGGATTTGAATTTTGTCGAAATTTTATTAAAGAAACACTCATTAAGCAAGAAAACTTTGAACAGCTTGAAAAAAGAATTGCAAGTTACAAAAGTCTGATTATTGAATGGGCTCAAAAAAATAAACTCGAAATTATTTTTAATACTTTTCAAGAAGAAAATGCAGAAGAATCATTAATCTTTAATTCTATAATTCAACTGGATAATAAGATTATTGCTAAAGGAAGAGCTACTTCTAAGAAAAAAGCCGAAGAGAGCGCTTCCAGAAGAGCCTATCATAGTCTTAGCAAGTATTATAATTCTCTGCAAAATAAATGA
- a CDS encoding 3'-5' exonuclease has translation MLSSIPLKQILFLDLETVPQHENWNELSERTKVLWEKKTQFQRKENVSPEEYYYERAGILSEFGKIICLSCGLIIEDKKIRIKSFYGDYEEKILIEFNELLKSNYFKSNLILCAHNGKEFDFPYLARRMMIHQIELPKILRFHGKKPWEIQHLDTMDLWKFGDYKHYTSLDLLSHVFGLPSPKDDMNGSEVSDVYYKDKNLERIKTYCENDVITLINVFRKMRYESVLERE, from the coding sequence ATGTTATCTTCTATACCCTTAAAACAAATTTTATTTCTTGATTTGGAAACCGTTCCTCAACATGAAAATTGGAACGAATTATCTGAAAGAACTAAAGTTTTATGGGAGAAAAAAACTCAATTTCAAAGGAAAGAAAATGTTTCCCCGGAAGAGTATTATTATGAAAGAGCAGGAATACTTTCTGAATTTGGTAAAATTATATGTTTATCTTGTGGATTAATTATCGAGGATAAAAAAATTCGTATTAAAAGTTTTTATGGTGATTACGAAGAAAAAATATTAATCGAATTTAATGAATTATTAAAATCAAATTATTTTAAATCCAATTTGATTTTATGTGCTCATAACGGTAAAGAATTTGATTTTCCTTATCTCGCCCGGCGAATGATGATTCATCAAATAGAGCTGCCTAAAATTTTAAGATTTCACGGTAAAAAACCATGGGAAATTCAACATCTTGATACTATGGATTTGTGGAAATTCGGAGATTATAAACACTATACATCCCTGGATTTATTATCTCATGTTTTTGGATTGCCTTCTCCTAAAGATGACATGAATGGCAGTGAGGTATCTGATGTATATTATAAAGATAAAAATCTAGAACGTATAAAAACATATTGTGAAAATGATGTGATAACGCTTATAAATGTATTTCGTAAAATGAGATATGAATCCGTTCTTGAAAGAGAATAA
- the fabF gene encoding beta-ketoacyl-ACP synthase II, whose translation MALKRVVVTGLGAITPIGNNFKEYCKALLSGVSGASPITLFDATNFKTKFACEVKNYNPEDYFEKKDIRKYDRCAQFGLISTKEAVIDSKILEYSDLNKDRVGVVWGSGIGGLNTFEQEITAYALGNGTPRFNPFFIPKMIADMTAGLISIEYGFRGPNYATVSACASSSNSIIDALMLLRLGKADVIITGGSEAGIVASGVGGFNALHAMSTRNDDPKTASRPFDKDRDGFVLGEGAGTLILEEYEHAVKRGATIYAEVVGGGLSSDAYHMTAPHPEGLGAYNVMKNAIEDAGIELTDINHINVHGTSTPLGDLAESKAILKLFGEHAYNIQINSTKSMTGHLLGAAGAIEALACIVAIRENKVPPTINHFTDDEEFDKRLDFTFNVAKEKQVNYAMSNTFGFGGHNACVILKKF comes from the coding sequence ATGGCTTTAAAACGAGTAGTAGTAACTGGACTGGGTGCAATAACTCCAATCGGAAATAATTTTAAAGAATACTGTAAAGCTTTATTAAGCGGAGTTAGTGGGGCTAGTCCAATTACTCTATTTGACGCAACAAATTTTAAAACAAAATTCGCTTGCGAAGTAAAGAATTATAATCCAGAGGATTATTTTGAAAAAAAAGATATTCGCAAATATGATCGATGTGCTCAATTTGGGTTAATTTCTACCAAAGAAGCAGTAATCGATAGTAAAATATTAGAATATTCTGATTTAAATAAAGATAGAGTAGGAGTTGTATGGGGATCCGGAATAGGTGGTTTAAACACTTTTGAGCAAGAAATTACCGCTTATGCTTTAGGAAATGGAACCCCTAGATTTAATCCATTCTTCATTCCAAAAATGATTGCAGATATGACCGCAGGTCTTATTTCAATCGAATATGGATTTAGAGGGCCGAATTATGCAACTGTTTCAGCTTGTGCTTCTTCTTCCAATTCTATAATTGATGCTTTAATGCTATTAAGATTAGGTAAGGCAGATGTAATTATAACAGGAGGTTCCGAAGCCGGGATAGTAGCAAGTGGTGTTGGTGGTTTTAACGCTTTACACGCTATGTCTACTCGTAATGATGATCCTAAAACTGCCTCTAGACCTTTTGATAAGGATAGAGATGGATTTGTTCTTGGAGAAGGAGCAGGAACCCTTATTCTAGAAGAATACGAACATGCAGTAAAAAGAGGGGCTACTATTTATGCCGAAGTAGTTGGGGGAGGATTAAGTTCCGACGCCTATCATATGACAGCCCCGCATCCTGAAGGATTAGGAGCATATAATGTTATGAAAAATGCTATTGAGGATGCCGGAATAGAATTAACAGATATCAACCATATTAATGTCCATGGGACTTCAACACCATTGGGAGATTTAGCTGAATCAAAAGCTATCCTAAAATTATTTGGTGAACATGCGTATAACATCCAGATCAATTCAACCAAATCAATGACCGGTCATTTATTGGGTGCTGCAGGTGCTATTGAAGCCTTGGCTTGTATTGTGGCTATCAGAGAAAATAAAGTTCCGCCTACAATCAATCACTTTACTGACGATGAAGAGTTTGATAAAAGATTAGATTTTACTTTTAATGTAGCAAAAGAAAAACAAGTAAATTATGCAATGAGTAATACTTTTGGTTTTGGAGGTCATAATGCATGTGTTATTTTAAAGAAATTTTAA